A single region of the Patescibacteria group bacterium genome encodes:
- a CDS encoding DUF5343 domain-containing protein gives MVEYPPYVDAYGKIKDVFNKIKEAAVPPKFTQDFLHTKLGLKSSSYRAMVPLLKRLQFIDEANIPTAVYRDYRDESKSKIILAQRIKAAYSELFAAHEYAHDLKREDLNSKLATVLGTSKDDKTIPKISGTFIELRKLADFEQKIPIKKEEVKKIAAEKPTEFTPKLGISYTINLNLPATPDIEIFDAIFKSLKEHLLK, from the coding sequence ATGGTAGAATATCCGCCCTATGTAGATGCTTATGGTAAAATAAAAGATGTTTTTAATAAGATCAAAGAAGCTGCTGTTCCGCCAAAATTTACTCAAGATTTTTTACACACAAAGTTGGGTTTAAAATCAAGCAGTTATAGGGCTATGGTACCACTACTAAAGAGATTGCAATTTATTGATGAAGCCAATATACCAACCGCTGTATATAGAGATTATAGGGACGAAAGTAAATCTAAAATAATTTTAGCTCAACGTATAAAAGCTGCATATTCGGAACTTTTTGCTGCACATGAATATGCCCATGATCTTAAAAGAGAGGATTTAAATTCTAAGCTTGCAACAGTTCTTGGGACTTCGAAGGATGACAAAACAATTCCAAAAATATCTGGGACCTTTATAGAACTTCGTAAATTAGCTGACTTCGAGCAGAAGATACCAATAAAAAAAGAAGAAGTTAAAAAGATTGCAGCAGAAAAACCGACAGAATTTACACCAAAGTTAGGTATTTCATATACAATTAATCTAAATCTGCCAGCAACCCCTGATATTGAGATATTTGACGCGATTTTTAAAAGTCTTAAGGAGCATCTTCTGAAATGA